A window from Gymnogyps californianus isolate 813 chromosome 27, ASM1813914v2, whole genome shotgun sequence encodes these proteins:
- the AVPR1B gene encoding LOW QUALITY PROTEIN: vasopressin V1b receptor (The sequence of the model RefSeq protein was modified relative to this genomic sequence to represent the inferred CDS: inserted 1 base in 1 codon) produces the protein MEPGWGWNSTHRSWPGHGQGLLSPQILAGDPNLTLLHTRDEELAKAEIGVLAIILAVATVGNVGVLLAMYRLRKKMSRMHLFILHLGLTDLGVALFQVLPQMIWEVTYRFLGPDPLCRAVKYLQVLSMFASTYMLIMMTLDRYMAVCHPLHTLQQPSRQAYVMIGATWLLSCLLSLPQIFIFSLREVRQGSGVLDCWADFRYPWGARAYITWTTLCIFILPVGILTVCYSLICYEICKNLKGKTQSGAPXTGGAAAAAPPAPCSSEKSGQCPSGQPSRVSSVRTISRAKIRTVKMTFVIVVAYIACWAPFFSMQMWSVWDEDAPDDESTNVAFTITMLLASLSSCCNPWIYMFFSGHLLQDAARCLSCWGSSRPGLRRQASTGSLCSRKTTILSHSHHASPAGLPLHGGSTKDFYPPCKEVVTESGTL, from the exons atggagccaggctggggctggaacAGCACTCATCGCAGCTGGCCTGGGCAtggccaggggctgctgagccCCCAGATCCTGGCAGGGGACCCCAACCTGACCCTCTTGCACACCCGGGACGAGGAGCTGGCCAAGGCAGAGATAGGGGTGCTGGCCATCATCCTGGCTGTAGCGACCGTAGGCAACGTGGGGGTGCTGCTGGCGATGTACCGcctgaggaagaagatgagCCGGATGCATCTCTTCATCTTGCACCTGGGGCTGACCGACCTGGGCGTTGCGCTCTTCCAGGTGCTGCCGCAGATGATCTGGGAGGTGACGTACCGCTTCTTGGGGCCAGACCCACTCTGCAGAGCAGTCAAGTACCTGCAGGTGCTCAGCATGTTCGCCTCCACCTACATGCTCATCATGATGACGCTGGACCGCTACATGGCCGTGTGCCACCCGCTGCacaccctgcagcagcccagccGCCAGGCCTATGTGATGATCGGGGCTACGtggctgctcagctgcctgctcagcctGCCCCAGATCTTTATCTTCTCCCTGCGGGAGGTGCGCCAGGGCTCAGGGGTGCTGGACTGTTGGGCCGACTTCAGGTACCCATGGGGAGCCCGAGCCTACATCACCTGGACCACGCTGTGCATCTTCATCCTGCCCGTCGGCATCCTCACCGTCTGCTACAGCCTCATCTGCTACGAGATCTGCAAGAACCTCAAGGGCAAGACCCAGAGCGGTGCCC GCACGGGGGGGGCCGCAGCAGCTGCCCCTCCGGCTCCCTGCTCCTCCGAGAAGAGCGGGCAATGCCCCAGCGGGCAGCCCTCACGGGTGAGCAGCGTGCGCACCATCTCCCGTGCCAAGATCCGCACGGTGAAGATGACCTTTGTCATCGTGGTGGCCTACATCGCCTGCTGGGCGCCGTTTTTCAGCATGCAGATGTGGTCGGTGTGGGACGAGGATGCTCCTGATGACG AGTCCACCAACGTGGCTTTCACCATCACCATGCTGCTGGCCagcctcagcagctgctgcaacCCCTGGATTTACATGTTCTTCAGCGGGCATCTGCTCCAGGACGCAGCTCgctgcctgtcctgctgggGCAGCTCCCGGCCCGGGCTGCGGAGACAGGCCTCCACCGGGagcctctgcagcaggaaaaccaCCATCCTGAGCCACAGCCACCACGCCAGCCCCGCCGGCCTCCCCCTGCATGGGGGCAGCACCAAGGACTTCTACCCACCCTGCAAGGAGGTGGTGACCGAGTCGGGCACGCTCTAG